One Sulfolobus sp. S-194 DNA segment encodes these proteins:
- a CDS encoding sugar nucleotide-binding protein, whose protein sequence is MLLVGVTSEGELGENIAKFFDEVIVITSPQKVLEERPDVVIHTFEIPYLEANNNRPLAWNINTWYAINIGRAANRVKAVNVYLSTFMIFDGKKGYYSETSTPNPINYYGLTKLVGESGIMSLGNYLIIRLGLLYSMQYKGLLFPFIKGILRGKRAIKCNSNFYVSPISMNEASEIISLMVKKELRGVVNLGGKRKSLYEVCKELGEIFEVKVIPTEGKYYDFSLDTWLLNSLGFSVRS, encoded by the coding sequence ATGTTGCTCGTAGGAGTTACTTCTGAGGGGGAGTTAGGAGAAAATATAGCTAAATTCTTTGATGAAGTTATAGTTATAACTTCTCCTCAAAAAGTTCTTGAAGAAAGACCAGACGTTGTTATTCACACATTTGAAATACCTTACCTAGAGGCAAATAATAATAGGCCTTTGGCTTGGAATATAAATACTTGGTATGCAATAAATATAGGTAGAGCAGCAAATAGAGTGAAAGCTGTCAACGTCTACTTATCTACCTTTATGATATTTGACGGAAAGAAAGGATATTACTCAGAAACTTCCACACCAAATCCTATAAATTATTATGGACTAACAAAACTAGTAGGAGAATCTGGAATAATGAGCCTTGGTAATTATCTTATAATTAGACTGGGCTTACTTTACTCAATGCAATATAAAGGATTACTTTTCCCTTTTATAAAAGGTATATTAAGGGGTAAGAGAGCAATTAAATGCAATTCGAATTTTTATGTTTCACCTATATCAATGAATGAAGCAAGCGAAATAATTTCCTTAATGGTAAAGAAAGAATTAAGAGGCGTAGTAAACCTAGGTGGTAAGAGAAAGAGCCTATATGAAGTCTGTAAAGAATTAGGTGAAATATTTGAAGTAAAAGTTATTCCAACTGAAGGTAAATATTATGATTTCTCATTAGATACTTGGTTATTGAATAGTCTTGGTTTTTCTGTCAGAAGTTAA